A DNA window from Labrus mixtus chromosome 4, fLabMix1.1, whole genome shotgun sequence contains the following coding sequences:
- the acd gene encoding adrenocortical dysplasia protein homolog — MSRSTRNKLSPWIESLILSCGCPDGSSSSSSSGRLKAHVIGVGQMSLSQAQGSEGPTGLLFLSDGVLMIPAILTASAWEQLQDQEERECFTSLLNHTVCIQKYTLQFHMAPEQTKCRFFLSVGELATTAAGPVKKNTPCSTTLPSVRQKVSETWRTLLGQEGQESQSQCGFDLTELLGEWQHDCLQSVLEEVKEKLLTASYPANPQPSTSTFTSSLTCPDTHSATSWDVDRVRYKKEKCFTVPMNCLLIPEDGAQQLRTPLDVASRLSAALGDGSTDLPRVCETAGPSADEADWRIEDPAHVQVNCEARENSPLHVEDKELDEDMITRLNESEIRPLANPWDMFSPPGETSSSADASPEPEPHPHVPILTSTQLPVQSTKESQQTSEQSSKGERSELLPYQKPPSSTNPPDTVSAPAPTSVSPPEPFARPANLFPATDEPCIGVSKPNLSSVEQESQLFEEEVVETVERKCRKAKRKRNEPSEEAQASVQEEEEEELQISGSPPSWLFDSMNGSGPEEDSSHPQVQTASRKTSAVHRDGKLFAYSYQVSGKNLQDFSRFKISDWLLNWAAKYLVTPRQTDESTRHVSNLKSNIV, encoded by the coding sequence atgtcaCGATCTACCCGGAATAAACTTTCTCCATGGATAGAGAGTCTGATCCTGAGCTGTGGCTGTCCGGatggaagcagcagcagcagcagcagtggccGGTTGAAGGCTCATGTCATCGGGGTGGGTCAGATGTCTCTGTCCCAGGCTCAGGGCTCTGAAGGTCCAACAGGGCTGCTGTTCCTGTCTGACGGAGTGCTCATGATCCCGGCCATCCTCACCGCATCCGCTTGGGAGCAACTTCAGGATCAGGAGGAGCGGGAGTGTTTCACCAGCCTGCTCAACCACACGGTGTGCATTCAGAAGTACACGTTGCAGTTTCACATGGCCCCCGAGCAGACGAAATGCAGATTCTTCCTGTCAGTAGGAGAGCTGGCGACAACTGCAGCGGGTccggttaaaaaaaacaccccttGCAGCACAACCCTGCCCTCAGTCAGACAGAAGGTCAGTGAGACATGGAGGACTCTTCTGGGCCAGGAGGGACAGGAATCCCAAAGCCAGTGCGGGTTTGACCTGACTGAGCTGCTGGGGGAGTGGCAGCACGACTGTCTGCAGTCTGTGCTGGAGGAGGTCAAGGAGAAGCTACTGACAGCAAGCTATCCAGCGAACCCACAGCCCTCCACCTCAACTTTTACCTCATCACTGACCTGCCCAGACACACACTCCGCTACAAGCTGGGATGTTGACAGGGTCAGATacaagaaagagaaatgtttcacCGTTCCCATGAATTGTCTTCTCATCCCCGAGGACGGGGCTCAACAGCTGCGAACACCTCTGGATGTTGCGAGTAGGCTTTCTGCGGCATTGGGCGACGGATCCACAGATTTACCACGAGTCTGCGAGACGGCAGGGCCTTCTGCTGATGAAGCAGATTGGCGAATAGAAGATCCGGCACACGTGCAAGTAAATTGTGAGGCAAGAGAGAACTCGCCGCTTCATGTGGAGGACAAAGAGCTGGATGAGGATATGATCACGAGGTTGAATGAAAGTGAAATCAGACCTTTAGCCAACCCTTGGGACATGTTTTCTCCACCAGGTGAAACCTCCTCTTCAGCTGATGCGTCCCCAGAACCGGAACCCCACCCACATGTCCCCATTTTAACAAGCACGCAACTTCCGGTCCAAAGCACGAAGGAATCCCAGCAGACATCAGAGCAGAGCAGCAAAGGAGAGCGCAGTGAGCTCCTGCCGTACCAGAAGCCTCCAAGCTCGACTAATCCCCCTGACACTGTCAGCGCTCCTGCTCCAACATCTGTCAGTCCACCAGAACCCTTTGCCAGACCGGCAAACCTGTTTCCTGCCACAGACGAACCCTGCATTGGTGTGTCAAAACCCAATCTTTCATCTGTAGAGCAAGAAAGCCAGCTTTTTgaagaggaggtggtggagactgtagagagaaagtgtagaaaggcaaagagaaagagaaatgagcCCTCAGAAGAAGCACAAGCCTCagtccaggaggaggaggaggaggaacttCAGATCAGTGGGAGTCCTCCATCTTGGCTCTTTGACTCTATGAATGGCTCGGGGCCCGAAGAGGACAGCAGTCACCCACAGGTCCAAACGGCATCGAGGAAGACTTCCGCTGTTCACAGAGATGGCAAGCTGTTCGCTTACTCGTACCAAGTATCTGGAAAGAATCTACAGGACTTCAGTAGATTTAAAATATCTGATTGGTTACTCAACTGGGCGGCAAAGTATCTTGTTACTCCAAGACAGACAGATGAGTCCACACGACACGTCAGCAACCTCAAATCAAACATCGTCTGA
- the gan gene encoding gigaxonin, translating into MDMPLSGSSDPGSRVSDPQHSQKLLRVLRIFWQEQSFHDAVLVVDGEELPVQKNILAAASPYIRTKLNYNPPKEDGSTYRIELQGVSMSIMKHILDYIFSGEITLSEETIQDMVQASDLLLMTDLKALCCQFLESCITAENCIGIRLFSLHYCLYHVHYAATEFLQTHFGDVAHTEEFRELSHDRLCEVLAMEKLNVGNEKHVLEAVVRWLAHDPEDRKVHMKEVMSAVWLQGLDLSYLREQAMGEPLMREVIRDYCQSVLSDGPLQGEAMLAAFKPRGYSECIVIAGGEDRKTRKPIALTRCMCPLYDTNRQAWIELQPMSVARVSHGVVAAEGFLFVIGGTDEHNTVLESGEKYDPDSNTWSPINTMLQARHSFGVVELDGLIYVLGGENEESELVTVEVFDPHFNTWRMTTSMTMIRKVGCYASMNKKIYAIGGGSYGKLFDSVEAFDPKTQHWTGLCPLKERRFGSVACGVSQELYVFGGVRSQENENPEQRQMTTCKSEFYHDEMRRWMFLDDQSLCVQTSSSFVYGAVPIGASVYVVGDLDTGTSFDYIREFRRSSGTWHRTKPMLPSDMSKTACAALRLANCRLFRLQLSQGIFRIRI; encoded by the exons ATGG ACATGCCTCTGTCAGGATCAAGTGACCCTGGCTCGAGGGTTTCAGACCCACAACATTCCCAGAAACTCCTCAGGGTCCTTCGAATCTTCTGGCAAGAGCAAAGTTTCCACGATGCAGTGCTGGTGGTGGATGGAGAGGAGCTTCCGGTCCAGAAGAACATCCTGGCTGCTGCTAGCCCTTACATCAG GACCAAACTCAACTACAATCCTCCAAAGGAAGACGGGTCTACATACAGAATTGAGCTGCAGGGGGTCTCCATGTCtataatgaaacatattttgGACTACATCTTCAGTGGTGAA ATCACTTTAAGCGAAGAAACCATCCAGGACATGGTTCAGGCGTCCGACCTGCTCCTCATGACGGACCTCAAGGCCCTGTGCTGCCAGTTCTTAGAGAGCTGCATCACAGCAGAGAACTGCATCGGCATCCGCCTCTTCTCTCTGCACTACTGCCTCTACCACGTCCACTACGCCGCCACTGAGttcctgcagacacattttGGTGACGTAGCGCATACCGAGGAGTTCAGGGAGCTGTCCCATGACCGGCTCTGTGAGGTGCTGGCTATGGAGAAGCTGAACGTGGGCAACGAGAAGCACGTGCTGGAGGCTGTTGTGAGATGGTTGGCTCATGACCCCGAGGATCGCAAG GTCCACATGAAGGAAGTGATGTCTGCAGTGTGGCTGCAGGGCCTCGACCTGAGCTACCTGAGAGAGCAG GCCATGGGGGAGCCGCTGATGAGGGAGGTGATCAGAGATTACTGTCAGTCTGTGCTGAGTGATGGGCCGCTGCAGGGAGAGGCTATGCTCGCTGCCTTCAAACCCAGAGGTTACTCAGAGTGTATCGTTATCGCCGGAGGAGAGGATCGCAA gacCAGGAAGCCCATTGCTCTGACACGCTGCATGTGTCCGCTCTACGACACCAACAGACAGGCCTGGATCGAGCTGCAGCCAATGAGCGTCGCACGCGTCAGCCACGGGGTGGTTGCTGCTG agggttTTCTGTTCGTGATAGGCGGAACAGATGAACACAACACAGTGCTGGAGAGTGGAGAGAAATATGACCCTGATTCCAACACCTGGAGCCCGATAAACACcatgctgcag GCTCGTCATAGCTTCGGTGTGGTCGAGCTGGACGGTCTTATCTACGTCCTCGGAGGAGAGAATGAAGAATCAGAGCTGGTCACCGTAGAAGTGTTTGACCCTCACTTCAATACCTGGAGAATGACCACTAGTATGACCATGATCCGCAAG GTCGGCTGCTACGCCTCTATGAATAAGAAGATCTATGCCATCGGTGGGGGATCCTACGGGAAGCTGTTTGACTCTGTTGAAGCCTTTGATCCCAAAACGCAGCACTGGACCGGCCTCTGTCCTCTGAAAGAGAGAAG GTTTGGTTCGGTGGCGTGTGGCGTTAGCCAGGAGCTCTATGTGTTCGGTGGCGTACGAAGCCAAGAGAACGAGAACCCCGAGCAAAGACAGATGACGACCTGCAAGTCTGAGTTCTACCATGACGAGATGAGGAG GTGGATGTTCCTGGACGACCAGAGCCTGTGTGTTCAGACCAGTTCATCCTTTGTGTACGGTGCTGTGCCCATTGGAGCCAGCGTCTATGTGGTGGGAGATCTCGACACgg GAACGAGCTTCGACTACATCCGGGAGTTTCGGCGCAGCAGCGGGACGTGGCATCGCACTAAACCCATGTTACCCTCTGACATGTCCAAAACAGCATGCGCAGCCCTGCGCCTCGCCAACTGTCGCCTGTTCCGCCTTCAGCTGAGCCAGGGCATATTCAGGATCAGAATATGA